In the genome of Populus nigra chromosome 9, ddPopNigr1.1, whole genome shotgun sequence, one region contains:
- the LOC133703000 gene encoding external alternative NAD(P)H-ubiquinone oxidoreductase B2, mitochondrial-like isoform X2, with the protein MNSLSLFKRASRCFNDYPSLAKLVVVCTISGGCYVAYADANGTGGAPPVLEEIKKKKVVVLGTGWAGTSFLKKLNNPSYDVQKSIDIRYWEAECFKIEAENKKVHCRPNSESSKNGKEEFVVDYDYLIIAMGARPNTFNTPGVVENCNFLKEVEDAQQIRQSVINSFEKASLPTFSDEERKRILHFVVVGGGPTGVEFAAELHDFVNEDLVKLYPAAKDFVKITLLEASDHILNMFDKRITGFAEEKFQRDGIDVKLGSMVVKVSDKEISTKVRGNDGEITTIPYGMVVWSTGNGTHPVIKDFMQQIGQSNRRALATDEWLRVEGCSTIYALGDCATVNQRKVMEDIAAIFKKADKDNSGTLTVKEFREVIKDICERYPQVELYLKNKKMRDLVDLLKMTKGDVAKEAIELNIEEFKKALSEVDSQMKNLPATAQVAAQQGTYLANCFNRMEEAEKNPEGPIRFREEGRHRFHPFRYKHLGQFAPLGGEQTAAQLPGDWVSIGQSSQWLWYSVYASKLVSWRTRVLVISDWTRRFVFGRDSSGI; encoded by the exons ATGAACAGTTTGAGTTTGTTTAAGAGAGCTTCTAGATGTTTCAATGACTATCCTTCTCTCGCTAAACTCGTTGTCGTTTGCACCATCAG TGGTGGATGCTATGTTGCTTACGCAGATGCAAATGGAACAGGTGGTGCACCGCCAGTTTTGGAGGAGATTAAGAAAAAGAAGGTGGTGGTGCTTGGAACTGGTTGGGCGGGAACCAGTTTCTTGAAGAAACTTAACAATCCCTCATATGATGTTCAG AAAAGTATTGACATTAGGTACTGGGAAGCTGAATGTTTCAAGATTGAAGCAGAAAATAAGAAAGTTCATTGTCGACCTAATTCAGAATCCAGTAAGAATGGAAAAGAAGAATTTGTTGTGGATTATGACTATCTTATTATAGCCATGGGAGCCCGTCCAAACACATTCAACACACCTGGTGTAGTTGAGAACTGCAATTTCCTAAAG GAAGTTGAAGATGCTCAGCAGATCCGTCAATCTGTTATCAACTCATTTGAGAAGGCAAGCTTGCCGACTTTTAGTGATGAAGAAAGGAAGAGAATACTTCATTTTGTAGTTGTTGGTGGTGGACCAACAGGAGTGGAGTTTGCTGCAGAGCTTCATGATTTTGTCAATGAGGATTTAGTCAAACTGTATCCAGCAGCCAAAGATTTTGTGAAAATAACACTACTTGAAGCATCAGATCATATTTTGAACAT GTTTGACAAAAGAATCACAGGTTTTGCGGAAGAGAAGTTCCAAAGAGATGGCATTGATGTGAAGTTAGGGTCGATGGTTGTGAAAGTATCTGATAAAGAAATCTCTACTAAAGTAAGAGGGAATGATGGTGAAATTACTACTATACCATATGGAATGGTCGTCTGGTCAACTGGAAATGGAACTCATCCTGTCATAAAGGATTTTATGCAGCAAATTGGTCAG AGTAATAGGCGTGCTTTAGCAACTGACGAATGGTTGCGAGTTGAGGGATGTAGTACTATATATGCACTTGGTGATTGTGCAACAGTTAACCAGCGCAAAGTCATG GAAGATATTGCAGCAATATTTAAGAAGGCAGACAAGGACAATTCTGGAACTCTCACAGTAAAAGAATTTCGGGAAGTCATTAAAGACATTTGTGAAAGATATCCTCAGGTGGAGCTATAtttgaagaacaagaagatgcGTGACCTTGTTGATCTCTTGAAGATGACTAAAGGGGATGTTGCAAAAGAAGCAATTGAACTGAATATTGAAGAATTTAAGAAAGCCCTTTCAGAAGTTGATTCCCAGATGAAGAATCTTCCAGCAACAGCTCAG GTTGCGGCTCAGCAAGGCACTTATCTTGCTAATTGCTTCAACCGTATGGAAGAGGCTGAAAAAAACCCTGAAGGTCCTATCAGGTTCAGGGAAGAAGGGCGCCATCGCTTCCATCCCTTTAG ATACAAGCATTTAGGGCAATTTGCTCCATTGGGAGGAGAACAAACAGCAGCACAGCTTCCTGGTGATTGGGTTTCAATCGGTCAAAGCTCTCAATGGCTTTGGTATTCTGTTTATGCAAG CAAGCTAGTCAGTTGGCGCACCAGGGTGTTGGTGATTTCAGATTGGACAAGGCGTTTCGTCTTTGGAAGGGATTCCAGTGGCATTTGA
- the LOC133703000 gene encoding external alternative NAD(P)H-ubiquinone oxidoreductase B2, mitochondrial-like isoform X1, which yields MNSLSLFKRASRCFNDYPSLAKLVVVCTISGGCYVAYADANGTGGAPPVLEEIKKKKVVVLGTGWAGTSFLKKLNNPSYDVQVISPRNYFAFTPLLPSVTCGTVEARSIVEPIRSIVRKKSIDIRYWEAECFKIEAENKKVHCRPNSESSKNGKEEFVVDYDYLIIAMGARPNTFNTPGVVENCNFLKEVEDAQQIRQSVINSFEKASLPTFSDEERKRILHFVVVGGGPTGVEFAAELHDFVNEDLVKLYPAAKDFVKITLLEASDHILNMFDKRITGFAEEKFQRDGIDVKLGSMVVKVSDKEISTKVRGNDGEITTIPYGMVVWSTGNGTHPVIKDFMQQIGQSNRRALATDEWLRVEGCSTIYALGDCATVNQRKVMEDIAAIFKKADKDNSGTLTVKEFREVIKDICERYPQVELYLKNKKMRDLVDLLKMTKGDVAKEAIELNIEEFKKALSEVDSQMKNLPATAQVAAQQGTYLANCFNRMEEAEKNPEGPIRFREEGRHRFHPFRYKHLGQFAPLGGEQTAAQLPGDWVSIGQSSQWLWYSVYASKLVSWRTRVLVISDWTRRFVFGRDSSGI from the exons ATGAACAGTTTGAGTTTGTTTAAGAGAGCTTCTAGATGTTTCAATGACTATCCTTCTCTCGCTAAACTCGTTGTCGTTTGCACCATCAG TGGTGGATGCTATGTTGCTTACGCAGATGCAAATGGAACAGGTGGTGCACCGCCAGTTTTGGAGGAGATTAAGAAAAAGAAGGTGGTGGTGCTTGGAACTGGTTGGGCGGGAACCAGTTTCTTGAAGAAACTTAACAATCCCTCATATGATGTTCAGGTGATATCGCCTCGCAACTACTTTGCATTCACTCCTTTGTTACCAAGTGTTACATGTGGTACGGTGGAGGCTCGCAGCATTGTCGAACCAATTCGTAGCATTGTCAGGAAG AAAAGTATTGACATTAGGTACTGGGAAGCTGAATGTTTCAAGATTGAAGCAGAAAATAAGAAAGTTCATTGTCGACCTAATTCAGAATCCAGTAAGAATGGAAAAGAAGAATTTGTTGTGGATTATGACTATCTTATTATAGCCATGGGAGCCCGTCCAAACACATTCAACACACCTGGTGTAGTTGAGAACTGCAATTTCCTAAAG GAAGTTGAAGATGCTCAGCAGATCCGTCAATCTGTTATCAACTCATTTGAGAAGGCAAGCTTGCCGACTTTTAGTGATGAAGAAAGGAAGAGAATACTTCATTTTGTAGTTGTTGGTGGTGGACCAACAGGAGTGGAGTTTGCTGCAGAGCTTCATGATTTTGTCAATGAGGATTTAGTCAAACTGTATCCAGCAGCCAAAGATTTTGTGAAAATAACACTACTTGAAGCATCAGATCATATTTTGAACAT GTTTGACAAAAGAATCACAGGTTTTGCGGAAGAGAAGTTCCAAAGAGATGGCATTGATGTGAAGTTAGGGTCGATGGTTGTGAAAGTATCTGATAAAGAAATCTCTACTAAAGTAAGAGGGAATGATGGTGAAATTACTACTATACCATATGGAATGGTCGTCTGGTCAACTGGAAATGGAACTCATCCTGTCATAAAGGATTTTATGCAGCAAATTGGTCAG AGTAATAGGCGTGCTTTAGCAACTGACGAATGGTTGCGAGTTGAGGGATGTAGTACTATATATGCACTTGGTGATTGTGCAACAGTTAACCAGCGCAAAGTCATG GAAGATATTGCAGCAATATTTAAGAAGGCAGACAAGGACAATTCTGGAACTCTCACAGTAAAAGAATTTCGGGAAGTCATTAAAGACATTTGTGAAAGATATCCTCAGGTGGAGCTATAtttgaagaacaagaagatgcGTGACCTTGTTGATCTCTTGAAGATGACTAAAGGGGATGTTGCAAAAGAAGCAATTGAACTGAATATTGAAGAATTTAAGAAAGCCCTTTCAGAAGTTGATTCCCAGATGAAGAATCTTCCAGCAACAGCTCAG GTTGCGGCTCAGCAAGGCACTTATCTTGCTAATTGCTTCAACCGTATGGAAGAGGCTGAAAAAAACCCTGAAGGTCCTATCAGGTTCAGGGAAGAAGGGCGCCATCGCTTCCATCCCTTTAG ATACAAGCATTTAGGGCAATTTGCTCCATTGGGAGGAGAACAAACAGCAGCACAGCTTCCTGGTGATTGGGTTTCAATCGGTCAAAGCTCTCAATGGCTTTGGTATTCTGTTTATGCAAG CAAGCTAGTCAGTTGGCGCACCAGGGTGTTGGTGATTTCAGATTGGACAAGGCGTTTCGTCTTTGGAAGGGATTCCAGTGGCATTTGA
- the LOC133703000 gene encoding external alternative NAD(P)H-ubiquinone oxidoreductase B2, mitochondrial-like isoform X3 — MNSLSLFKRASRCFNDYPSLAKLVVVCTISGGCYVAYADANGTGGAPPVLEEIKKKKVVVLGTGWAGTSFLKKLNNPSYDVQVISPRNYFAFTPLLPSVTCGTVEARSIVEPIRSIVRKKSIDIRYWEAECFKIEAENKKVHCRPNSESSKNGKEEFVVDYDYLIIAMGARPNTFNTPGVVENCNFLKEVEDAQQIRQSVINSFEKASLPTFSDEERKRILHFVVVGGGPTGVEFAAELHDFVNEDLVKLYPAAKDFVKITLLEASDHILNMFDKRITGFAEEKFQRDGIDVKLGSMVVKVSDKEISTKVRGNDGEITTIPYGMVVWSTGNGTHPVIKDFMQQIGQSNRRALATDEWLRVEGCSTIYALGDCATVNQRKVMEDIAAIFKKADKDNSGTLTVKEFREVIKDICERYPQVELYLKNKKMRDLVDLLKMTKGDVAKEAIELNIEEFKKALSEVDSQMKNLPATAQVAAQQGTYLANCFNRMEEAEKNPEGPIRFREEGRHRFHPFSKTNSFLAAYLPQS; from the exons ATGAACAGTTTGAGTTTGTTTAAGAGAGCTTCTAGATGTTTCAATGACTATCCTTCTCTCGCTAAACTCGTTGTCGTTTGCACCATCAG TGGTGGATGCTATGTTGCTTACGCAGATGCAAATGGAACAGGTGGTGCACCGCCAGTTTTGGAGGAGATTAAGAAAAAGAAGGTGGTGGTGCTTGGAACTGGTTGGGCGGGAACCAGTTTCTTGAAGAAACTTAACAATCCCTCATATGATGTTCAGGTGATATCGCCTCGCAACTACTTTGCATTCACTCCTTTGTTACCAAGTGTTACATGTGGTACGGTGGAGGCTCGCAGCATTGTCGAACCAATTCGTAGCATTGTCAGGAAG AAAAGTATTGACATTAGGTACTGGGAAGCTGAATGTTTCAAGATTGAAGCAGAAAATAAGAAAGTTCATTGTCGACCTAATTCAGAATCCAGTAAGAATGGAAAAGAAGAATTTGTTGTGGATTATGACTATCTTATTATAGCCATGGGAGCCCGTCCAAACACATTCAACACACCTGGTGTAGTTGAGAACTGCAATTTCCTAAAG GAAGTTGAAGATGCTCAGCAGATCCGTCAATCTGTTATCAACTCATTTGAGAAGGCAAGCTTGCCGACTTTTAGTGATGAAGAAAGGAAGAGAATACTTCATTTTGTAGTTGTTGGTGGTGGACCAACAGGAGTGGAGTTTGCTGCAGAGCTTCATGATTTTGTCAATGAGGATTTAGTCAAACTGTATCCAGCAGCCAAAGATTTTGTGAAAATAACACTACTTGAAGCATCAGATCATATTTTGAACAT GTTTGACAAAAGAATCACAGGTTTTGCGGAAGAGAAGTTCCAAAGAGATGGCATTGATGTGAAGTTAGGGTCGATGGTTGTGAAAGTATCTGATAAAGAAATCTCTACTAAAGTAAGAGGGAATGATGGTGAAATTACTACTATACCATATGGAATGGTCGTCTGGTCAACTGGAAATGGAACTCATCCTGTCATAAAGGATTTTATGCAGCAAATTGGTCAG AGTAATAGGCGTGCTTTAGCAACTGACGAATGGTTGCGAGTTGAGGGATGTAGTACTATATATGCACTTGGTGATTGTGCAACAGTTAACCAGCGCAAAGTCATG GAAGATATTGCAGCAATATTTAAGAAGGCAGACAAGGACAATTCTGGAACTCTCACAGTAAAAGAATTTCGGGAAGTCATTAAAGACATTTGTGAAAGATATCCTCAGGTGGAGCTATAtttgaagaacaagaagatgcGTGACCTTGTTGATCTCTTGAAGATGACTAAAGGGGATGTTGCAAAAGAAGCAATTGAACTGAATATTGAAGAATTTAAGAAAGCCCTTTCAGAAGTTGATTCCCAGATGAAGAATCTTCCAGCAACAGCTCAG GTTGCGGCTCAGCAAGGCACTTATCTTGCTAATTGCTTCAACCGTATGGAAGAGGCTGAAAAAAACCCTGAAGGTCCTATCAGGTTCAGGGAAGAAGGGCGCCATCGCTTCCATCCCTTTAG caaaacaaatagTTTCCTCGCTGCATATCTTCCTCAGAGCTAG